The following proteins are encoded in a genomic region of [Eubacterium] hominis:
- the prfB gene encoding peptide chain release factor 2 (programmed frameshift) → MELYEIKQGVNTHREKLDSLGESLDLAEKKHKIAELDSRTLEEGFWNDPSHAQGIIRQLNGLKDIVGAYEKLNATLSSLEETGELLKDDFDPEIFELYEMEYQEMETAFDDFEIKVLLSHEYDHSSAILELHPGAGGTESCDWADMLYRMYSRWAEKKGFKVSVLDYLAGDEAGIKSITFLVEGDMAYGYLKAEKGVHRLVRISPFDAGGRRHTSFASLDVMPQFNDEIEIDIKPEDLIVETKRASGAGGQHINKTDSAVRMVHKPTGLVATCQNGRSQHENREEALRVLKSRLYQKLIEEQEAKLAEIKGEQKAIEWGSQIRSYVFHPYSMVKDHRTNYETNDVQGVMDGNLDGFIFAYLKSLIR, encoded by the exons ATGGAACTATATGAAATAAAACAAGGAGTGAATACTCACCGGGAGAAATTAGATTCTCTTGGTGAGTCACTT GACTTAGCTGAAAAAAAACATAAGATTGCGGAATTAGACAGTCGTACTTTAGAAGAAGGATTTTGGAATGATCCATCTCATGCACAAGGGATTATCCGTCAGTTAAATGGATTGAAGGATATCGTTGGTGCATATGAAAAACTAAATGCCACGCTTTCTTCATTAGAAGAAACTGGTGAACTTTTAAAGGACGATTTTGATCCGGAAATATTTGAACTGTATGAAATGGAATATCAGGAAATGGAAACTGCTTTTGATGACTTTGAAATCAAGGTATTGTTATCTCATGAATATGATCATTCTAGTGCTATTTTAGAATTACATCCTGGAGCTGGAGGAACAGAATCCTGTGACTGGGCAGATATGTTATATCGTATGTATTCTAGATGGGCGGAAAAGAAAGGCTTTAAAGTGTCTGTATTGGATTATCTGGCAGGTGATGAAGCTGGAATCAAATCCATAACCTTCTTAGTAGAGGGGGATATGGCGTATGGATATTTAAAAGCTGAGAAAGGTGTTCATCGTTTAGTACGTATCTCACCATTTGATGCAGGAGGCAGAAGACATACTTCATTTGCGTCCTTAGATGTAATGCCACAGTTCAATGATGAAATTGAAATTGATATCAAACCAGAAGATTTGATTGTGGAAACAAAACGTGCCAGTGGTGCAGGTGGTCAGCATATCAATAAAACAGATAGTGCCGTACGTATGGTCCATAAACCAACAGGTTTGGTAGCAACATGTCAAAACGGCCGCAGTCAGCATGAAAACCGTGAAGAGGCTTTACGTGTGTTAAAGAGTCGTTTATATCAAAAGCTGATTGAAGAGCAGGAAGCAAAACTAGCAGAAATCAAAGGTGAACAAAAAGCGATTGAATGGGGTTCCCAGATAAGAAGCTATGTTTTCCATCCATACAGTATGGTAAAAGACCATAGAACCAACTATGAAACTAATGATGTACAGGGTGTTATGGATGGTAATTTAGATGGATTTATTTTCGCATATTTAAAATCATTAATTCGATAG
- a CDS encoding LytTR family transcriptional regulator codes for MKLICEVQHQTMLEQEFLPYRSLPVVFVEKGCFYDGVCINFDIEHLKEVHEVAQMMLHQQEHIMIGKLHDRMYPIPTKDIVYIEGYRREAYLHTEKASYEINYRLYEAEELLGDDMFIRINKSTIVNISKIKSIMPALNACYSMEMVNGILLECSRQYWKTFKKKLGMR; via the coding sequence ATGAAGCTGATCTGTGAAGTGCAGCATCAAACTATGCTGGAGCAGGAGTTTCTGCCTTATCGCTCATTGCCTGTCGTCTTTGTGGAAAAAGGCTGTTTCTATGACGGTGTTTGTATCAACTTTGATATCGAGCATTTAAAAGAAGTGCATGAGGTTGCGCAAATGATGCTTCATCAACAGGAGCATATCATGATAGGAAAACTTCATGATCGTATGTATCCGATTCCCACAAAAGATATCGTATATATAGAAGGATATCGAAGAGAAGCATATCTGCATACAGAAAAAGCATCTTATGAAATCAATTATCGTTTGTATGAAGCAGAAGAATTATTAGGAGATGATATGTTTATCCGCATCAATAAAAGCACCATCGTAAATATATCAAAGATTAAGAGTATCATGCCGGCGTTGAATGCATGCTACAGCATGGAAATGGTAAATGGTATTTTGTTAGAATGCTCTCGTCAATATTGGAAAACATTTAAAAAGAAATTAGGAATGAGGTGA
- the ftsE gene encoding cell division ATP-binding protein FtsE, producing MILLENVSKEYKNGVHALRDVNLAIDDGEFVYIIGPTGSGKSTLIKLLDGEEIPSSGTVMVENINVGKLKHSKVPVYRRNIGVVFQDYRLLPRLTIFENIAFALEVIGMNKVDIRRRVREVLELVSLEDKAKSFPNELSGGQQQRATIGRAIANHPKVLIADEPTGNLDPEKSAEIMELLEKINAVENTTIVMVTHDSTIVDRFKKRTICLEEGYIVADIMKGGYLKHD from the coding sequence ATGATTCTTTTAGAAAATGTTTCAAAAGAATATAAAAACGGGGTACATGCATTACGCGATGTGAATCTGGCAATTGATGATGGAGAATTTGTATATATTATTGGACCGACTGGTTCGGGAAAATCTACATTGATCAAGCTGCTGGATGGGGAAGAAATACCATCAAGTGGTACAGTTATGGTGGAAAACATCAATGTAGGAAAACTAAAACATTCAAAGGTGCCGGTATATCGTCGAAATATTGGTGTTGTATTCCAGGATTATCGCTTACTGCCTCGTTTGACAATATTTGAAAACATCGCATTTGCGTTAGAAGTCATTGGTATGAACAAAGTAGATATCCGCCGTCGTGTTCGTGAGGTATTAGAACTTGTATCCTTAGAAGATAAGGCAAAATCTTTTCCTAATGAATTAAGTGGAGGACAGCAGCAAAGAGCAACCATTGGGCGTGCGATTGCCAATCATCCCAAAGTATTGATTGCGGATGAACCTACAGGAAATCTAGACCCTGAAAAGAGTGCGGAAATCATGGAGCTTTTGGAAAAAATCAACGCTGTGGAAAACACAACAATCGTAATGGTTACACATGATTCAACAATCGTAGACCGATTTAAAAAACGTACGATCTGTCTGGAGGAAGGATATATCGTTGCGGATATTATGAAGGGGGGATACTTGAAACATGATTAG
- a CDS encoding ABC transporter permease yields the protein MISFFKSLPKHIKTAFLSIFRHLAMSLSASSAVTVTLILFAAFLLIAGNVGQFTDNIAEDLSIHVQLNKNYTKDKDITKMKKELEAISGVKKATFSDKDAELELYIKEMGEEFAMYRGKENPLFPAYYVSVKDADRIKAITDEISKKDFVKEAVYGGTSVSDMVKLLDKVRTGGMIFVVLLTALAIFLISNSIKMTIYARNNEISIMRNVGAANWYIKVPFMIEGMLIGLIGSIIPCLVAYFGYAYLYDMANGQIVTSMFALLPVYPFALKVCGILILGGMGVGLVGSFFSTTKYLHWKR from the coding sequence ATGATTAGTTTCTTTAAATCATTGCCAAAACATATAAAAACGGCATTTCTTAGTATCTTTCGTCATTTAGCAATGTCTTTAAGTGCTTCTAGTGCTGTAACAGTCACATTGATTTTATTTGCAGCATTCCTGTTGATTGCGGGAAATGTTGGACAGTTCACAGACAATATTGCGGAAGACTTAAGTATTCACGTGCAATTAAATAAGAATTATACCAAAGATAAAGATATCACAAAAATGAAAAAAGAACTGGAAGCAATCTCCGGTGTAAAGAAAGCAACCTTCTCTGATAAGGATGCGGAGCTGGAATTATATATCAAGGAAATGGGCGAAGAATTCGCAATGTATCGTGGAAAAGAAAACCCATTATTTCCAGCATATTATGTATCTGTGAAAGACGCAGACCGTATCAAAGCAATTACGGATGAAATTAGTAAAAAAGATTTTGTGAAAGAAGCAGTATATGGTGGTACCAGTGTTTCTGATATGGTCAAACTGTTAGACAAAGTAAGAACCGGTGGAATGATTTTTGTGGTTTTATTAACTGCGCTGGCGATATTTTTAATATCAAATTCCATCAAAATGACGATTTATGCCCGCAATAATGAAATTTCTATTATGCGAAATGTCGGGGCTGCCAACTGGTATATCAAAGTACCATTTATGATAGAGGGAATGCTGATTGGATTAATTGGTTCTATCATTCCATGTCTTGTCGCATATTTTGGATATGCTTATTTATACGATATGGCAAATGGACAAATTGTTACCAGCATGTTCGCATTACTTCCTGTATACCCATTCGCATTAAAAGTATGTGGAATATTGATTTTAGGTGGTATGGGCGTTGGTCTTGTGGGAAGTTTTTTCTCCACAACCAAATATTTACATTGGAAACGTTAG
- the ftsE gene encoding cell division ATP-binding protein FtsE, which produces MILLKNVSKSYKNGVKALRDINLEIDEGEFVYIIGPTGCGKSTLIKILDGEEIPDSGEVWVANTNVGKLRHSRVPIYRRNIGVVFQDFRLLPTMTVFENIAFALEVLALDKVTIRKRVREVLQLVSLEDKAKAFPRELSGGQQQRATIGRAIANHPKVLIADEPTGNLDPEMSKEIIALLEKINEVENTTILMVTHDSSLVNSYKKRTVALESGYIVSDLTKGGYHNYD; this is translated from the coding sequence ATGATCCTTTTAAAAAATGTTTCTAAATCATATAAAAACGGTGTAAAAGCACTGAGAGATATAAATCTTGAAATAGATGAAGGCGAATTTGTTTATATTATCGGTCCTACAGGATGTGGAAAATCTACATTAATTAAAATATTAGATGGAGAAGAAATTCCTGATAGTGGAGAAGTCTGGGTGGCAAATACCAATGTTGGTAAATTACGTCATTCAAGAGTTCCAATTTATCGTCGAAATATTGGTGTTGTGTTCCAGGATTTTAGATTATTACCAACCATGACAGTATTTGAAAATATTGCATTTGCTTTAGAGGTTTTGGCTTTGGATAAAGTAACGATACGAAAACGTGTACGTGAAGTATTGCAGCTGGTATCATTAGAAGATAAAGCAAAGGCCTTTCCTAGAGAATTAAGTGGTGGACAACAGCAAAGAGCAACCATAGGGCGGGCAATCGCCAATCATCCAAAAGTGTTGATTGCAGATGAGCCTACAGGTAATCTTGATCCGGAAATGTCAAAAGAAATTATTGCGTTATTGGAAAAAATCAATGAAGTAGAAAATACAACTATTTTAATGGTAACACATGATTCATCTCTGGTAAATTCATATAAAAAACGTACAGTAGCACTGGAATCTGGTTATATTGTGAGTGACCTAACTAAAGGCGGGTACCATAACTATGATTAA
- a CDS encoding YitT family protein, producing MSKGMKENMISILMMIAGNFVIAAGVALFIFPLNILSGGVAGIAVAIEPIFHLDKTLVVNALTIGLYIVGACTLGKKFALKTMISTIIYPFFITFTTFILKDVTITTNPLLGSLYGGICIGIGIGLVYRVGGSTGGMDIPPLVINKYTGIPLPTLVMCVDGLTVILGASTYGVEAAMIGLISVWICGQMIDKVISFGGHDAKQIMIITEKREEMIKEIFKEIDRGITILQAKGAYTNTDKPVIMIVVYKKQFATLNHVISMIDPEAFVVVSDVNEVQGEGFTYQQEL from the coding sequence ATGTCAAAAGGTATGAAAGAGAATATGATCTCTATTTTAATGATGATCGCAGGTAATTTCGTGATTGCAGCAGGTGTCGCATTATTTATATTCCCATTGAATATATTAAGTGGCGGTGTCGCAGGGATCGCAGTAGCGATTGAACCAATATTTCATTTAGATAAAACATTGGTAGTAAATGCTTTGACCATTGGTCTATACATCGTTGGAGCATGCACATTAGGTAAAAAGTTTGCGTTAAAGACAATGATTAGTACAATTATTTATCCGTTTTTTATCACATTCACAACTTTTATTCTAAAAGATGTTACGATTACAACCAATCCATTGTTAGGTTCTCTATATGGCGGTATCTGTATAGGTATTGGCATTGGTTTGGTATATCGTGTTGGTGGCAGTACAGGAGGCATGGATATTCCTCCCCTTGTGATTAATAAATATACAGGAATCCCTTTACCGACTTTGGTTATGTGTGTAGATGGCTTAACTGTGATCTTAGGTGCTAGTACCTATGGCGTAGAAGCCGCAATGATTGGTTTGATTTCCGTATGGATCTGTGGGCAAATGATTGATAAGGTCATATCATTTGGAGGACATGATGCAAAACAAATCATGATCATTACAGAGAAACGAGAAGAAATGATCAAAGAGATATTTAAAGAAATTGATCGCGGTATCACGATTTTACAGGCAAAAGGAGCCTATACAAATACCGATAAACCAGTTATCATGATTGTCGTTTATAAAAAACAGTTTGCGACCTTGAATCATGTGATTTCTATGATAGATCCAGAAGCCTTTGTGGTTGTCAGTGATGTAAATGAAGTGCAAGGAGAAGGCTTTACGTATCAACAAGAATTATAA
- a CDS encoding nucleoside phosphorylase, with the protein MILEEFDTNDTALFNPEDIVKPLENCPKTVVTCFANDLIEHALSIFKCEIISCISSANGKLPIYRINVDGQEIGLFMSAVGASACVSEYEELFAMGVETIVVFGTCGVLDATIHDCAIILPDAAIRDEGCSYHYVKASDEIMVNHDTLDRMKKFFDECKLHYHVGKVWTTDAPYRETRAKIAKRKEQGCICVDMECSAIAALASFRKKRIAQFFYSADNLGKEEYEMRSLKNEENFDVKKEILKLAVQLAKNLS; encoded by the coding sequence ATGATATTAGAAGAATTTGATACAAATGATACAGCGTTGTTTAACCCTGAGGATATCGTAAAGCCATTAGAGAACTGTCCTAAAACAGTAGTGACCTGTTTTGCGAATGACTTGATTGAACATGCATTATCGATTTTTAAATGTGAAATCATAAGTTGTATTTCATCCGCAAATGGAAAACTTCCAATATATAGAATAAATGTAGATGGACAGGAAATTGGATTGTTTATGTCTGCTGTTGGAGCATCGGCTTGTGTTTCGGAATATGAGGAATTGTTTGCGATGGGTGTAGAAACAATTGTGGTTTTTGGCACATGTGGGGTTTTGGATGCGACAATTCATGATTGTGCTATTATATTGCCTGATGCAGCAATACGTGATGAAGGCTGCAGCTATCATTATGTTAAAGCAAGTGATGAAATTATGGTCAATCATGACACCCTTGATCGAATGAAAAAGTTCTTTGATGAATGTAAACTTCATTATCATGTGGGGAAAGTATGGACAACGGATGCGCCTTATCGTGAAACAAGAGCGAAAATCGCAAAACGTAAAGAACAGGGATGTATATGTGTGGATATGGAATGTTCTGCAATTGCGGCTTTGGCATCTTTTCGTAAAAAAAGAATTGCTCAATTTTTTTATTCAGCGGATAATCTGGGAAAAGAAGAGTATGAAATGCGCAGTTTAAAGAATGAAGAAAACTTTGATGTAAAAAAAGAAATCTTAAAATTAGCAGTACAGCTCGCAAAGAATCTGTCATAG
- a CDS encoding peptidoglycan DD-metalloendopeptidase family protein, with the protein MKKIKITLALSMLCMSVLASSGTALYANDFEGNEDAWLKRCSVPQETSAQAQECAEFKSYYAGLSDEIANQADDLDKQIASIKGNIDSIQDMVNKQDALVKKINKKIELNDANIRTIQAAITKLDGEIKQKEADIKKRNDLIKKRMVEGQATIGTNTNIEILMGASDLVDLIRKAEGLQKITESDQNEIEKLKEEKAKLDLDKSEQTRLKEDEADKKKQNEKDKKEAENLLKEKEKLLNEYRKQEADLNQKMRSVKADLSALQGNIININTSVAQKIDYSGNGTMVSPIKASKSAGTWYYPASFGGGVHLGMDFAAGVGTPIYAPADGIILYANNPVGTYDGFLGNWIGWPLGGGNTLMFLTQVDGITYAVSFAHMAQSPFPVSAGQEVKQGQQIGAVGASGNVTGPHSHVEVFNLGKMSLSSAISSFQSTVDFAWGCGWGSSALSRTCEVSGPPCRQRPESVFGY; encoded by the coding sequence ATGAAAAAAATAAAAATAACATTGGCACTATCGATGCTGTGTATGAGTGTATTAGCTTCTTCTGGAACTGCACTCTACGCAAATGATTTTGAAGGTAATGAGGATGCATGGTTAAAGCGGTGCTCTGTTCCTCAGGAAACCAGTGCACAGGCGCAAGAATGTGCGGAATTCAAATCATATTATGCCGGCTTGAGCGATGAAATAGCCAATCAGGCAGATGATTTGGATAAACAGATTGCAAGTATCAAAGGCAATATTGATTCGATTCAGGATATGGTCAATAAACAGGATGCATTGGTGAAGAAAATCAATAAGAAAATAGAATTGAATGATGCAAATATTCGTACGATACAGGCCGCAATCACAAAGCTTGATGGAGAAATCAAGCAAAAAGAAGCAGATATTAAAAAGCGTAATGATCTAATTAAAAAGCGTATGGTGGAAGGTCAGGCTACGATTGGCACAAATACCAATATTGAAATATTGATGGGTGCCAGTGATTTGGTGGACTTGATACGAAAGGCAGAAGGCCTTCAGAAAATCACAGAAAGTGATCAAAATGAAATTGAAAAATTAAAGGAAGAAAAAGCGAAGCTTGATCTGGATAAATCCGAACAGACAAGATTAAAAGAAGATGAAGCAGACAAGAAGAAACAAAACGAAAAGGATAAAAAAGAAGCAGAAAACTTGTTAAAAGAAAAAGAAAAATTATTAAATGAATATCGTAAACAAGAAGCGGATTTAAATCAGAAGATGCGTAGTGTAAAGGCTGATTTAAGTGCGTTGCAGGGAAATATCATCAATATCAATACATCAGTAGCACAAAAAATTGATTATTCTGGAAATGGTACCATGGTATCTCCAATCAAAGCATCAAAATCAGCAGGTACATGGTATTATCCAGCAAGCTTTGGTGGAGGTGTGCATCTGGGTATGGACTTTGCGGCAGGCGTTGGAACACCAATTTATGCGCCTGCAGATGGTATTATTCTATATGCCAATAACCCAGTTGGAACCTATGATGGCTTTTTGGGGAACTGGATAGGATGGCCACTTGGCGGTGGAAACACATTGATGTTTTTAACTCAGGTAGATGGTATTACCTATGCTGTAAGTTTTGCGCATATGGCACAATCACCATTCCCGGTAAGTGCAGGACAAGAAGTAAAACAAGGGCAACAGATTGGCGCAGTTGGCGCCAGTGGAAATGTTACTGGACCACATTCTCATGTGGAAGTATTTAATCTTGGAAAAATGAGTCTGTCGTCAGCTATCTCATCTTTCCAGTCAACAGTCGATTTTGCATGGGGCTGTGGATGGGGATCATCCGCATTATCGAGAACATGTGAAGTCAGCGGACCTCCATGTAGACAGCGTCCGGAAAGTGTATTTGGATATTAA
- a CDS encoding S41 family peptidase: MAKKVVRYHLVRHKWPDEIEAEKKIKKRRILTVAACIVFFIGGFLSNNVWSKSTSATSDEDFKKFFDIYQTMSTNFYFGKDKDDLKDTLISGAINGMVDAGGDPHTMYLEPTQSKSFTSSMEGSFVGIGVSYFEQSKGVFIISKVYKDSPAQEAGLMSGDQIYAIKGKPVKDLTIDEVADMIKGDTGSKIEIEIVRENKHIKKTVERRKVNDSVLSSVNGEVGILEIDSYAETTGEEVKAHLEDLKKAGCKRLVIDMRDNSGGYLTAVQDVASYLMGPDKLIFKEDDKNGKVTDYKTKDVEQYTFDKLVVLVNDGTASAAEVLTAALKQQMNATVVGVKTYGKGTVQIPVTFSDGSMFKYTVGEWITPNGDKINEVGIEPDVEVKLDPALTLGAPKLDEDEVYKPDSVSLAAKSVQTYLKFLGYPVDRTDEYFSIASGEALKQYQKKMGMEANGNIDSKVITSLLSSISQEWNAHLDQYDTQMKKAVEIANG; the protein is encoded by the coding sequence ATGGCAAAAAAAGTTGTTCGTTACCACCTGGTACGTCATAAATGGCCGGATGAAATAGAAGCAGAAAAGAAAATCAAGAAAAGAAGGATCCTAACGGTTGCAGCATGTATCGTGTTTTTTATTGGAGGATTTTTATCCAACAATGTTTGGAGTAAGTCTACATCTGCCACAAGTGATGAAGATTTCAAAAAATTCTTTGATATTTATCAAACAATGAGTACCAACTTTTATTTTGGGAAAGATAAAGATGATCTGAAAGATACACTTATTTCAGGTGCGATCAATGGAATGGTAGATGCAGGTGGCGATCCACATACCATGTACTTAGAACCTACCCAGAGCAAAAGCTTCACAAGCTCCATGGAAGGAAGCTTTGTAGGTATCGGCGTTTCTTATTTTGAACAAAGCAAAGGCGTATTTATCATATCAAAAGTATATAAGGATTCTCCTGCACAAGAAGCAGGACTTATGAGTGGCGATCAGATCTATGCCATCAAAGGAAAACCAGTAAAAGATTTAACCATTGATGAAGTCGCAGATATGATCAAAGGTGATACAGGCAGTAAAATTGAAATCGAGATCGTTCGTGAAAATAAACATATCAAGAAAACAGTAGAACGAAGAAAAGTCAATGATTCTGTGTTAAGTTCTGTGAATGGAGAAGTCGGTATTCTGGAAATTGATAGTTATGCGGAAACAACTGGAGAAGAAGTAAAAGCACATTTAGAGGACTTAAAGAAAGCTGGCTGTAAGCGTTTGGTAATTGATATGCGTGATAACAGCGGTGGATATCTGACGGCTGTACAAGATGTTGCCAGCTATTTGATGGGACCGGATAAACTGATTTTTAAAGAAGATGACAAGAATGGAAAAGTAACAGACTATAAAACAAAAGATGTAGAGCAGTATACATTTGATAAACTGGTGGTGCTTGTAAATGATGGAACAGCCAGTGCCGCAGAAGTATTGACGGCTGCGTTAAAACAACAGATGAACGCAACAGTTGTCGGTGTTAAAACATATGGTAAAGGCACTGTACAGATTCCTGTAACGTTCTCTGATGGCAGTATGTTCAAATATACGGTAGGAGAATGGATTACACCAAATGGTGATAAAATCAATGAAGTAGGAATTGAACCGGATGTAGAAGTAAAACTTGATCCTGCTTTGACTTTGGGTGCACCAAAATTAGATGAAGATGAAGTGTATAAGCCAGACAGTGTGAGTCTTGCGGCGAAATCAGTTCAGACATATCTGAAATTTTTAGGATATCCAGTGGATCGCACGGATGAGTATTTTTCTATTGCATCAGGTGAAGCTTTAAAACAATATCAGAAAAAAATGGGAATGGAAGCCAATGGAAACATTGACAGTAAAGTCATTACATCGTTATTATCCAGTATCTCTCAGGAATGGAATGCACATTTAGATCAATATGATACGCAAATGAAGAAAGCGGTGGAAATAGCAAATGGATAA
- a CDS encoding ABC transporter permease, with amino-acid sequence MIKGIKNLPHHFLTALKGLGRHFAMTLSSVSAVTVTLVLIALFILLAGNVNNFAVNVESSLKIRVSIDQIKTDKEIEAMQKTIKNMQGVKQIDFSSKEDELAMLIDESGSVFKRYEDNNPMPNVFIVEVNQASDIPVITKKLNEMEGVEKAQYGGEQIDNMIEIFDTLRTGGAVFVLALSLLAVFLISNTIKMTIYTRNTEISIMRNVGATNGYIKTPFMFEGMLIGMIGAVIPILIVCVGYAVLYDSMHGAFLSSMFVLEKPFPFTMYISLMLLGCGAVVGILGSFFAVTKYLRWRR; translated from the coding sequence ATGATTAAAGGAATAAAGAATTTACCACATCATTTTCTTACGGCTTTAAAAGGACTGGGACGTCATTTTGCGATGACATTATCCAGTGTATCTGCAGTTACTGTGACATTGGTATTGATTGCTTTATTTATTTTGTTAGCAGGTAATGTCAATAATTTTGCGGTAAATGTGGAAAGCAGTTTGAAAATTCGCGTTTCTATAGACCAGATAAAAACAGATAAAGAAATTGAAGCAATGCAGAAAACAATCAAAAACATGCAGGGTGTAAAACAGATTGATTTTTCCAGTAAGGAAGATGAACTTGCCATGCTGATTGATGAAAGTGGTTCTGTATTTAAACGTTATGAAGATAATAATCCTATGCCAAATGTATTTATCGTAGAGGTAAATCAGGCGAGTGATATTCCTGTCATCACAAAGAAATTAAATGAAATGGAGGGAGTAGAAAAGGCACAATATGGCGGGGAACAAATTGATAATATGATTGAGATTTTTGATACGCTTCGTACAGGCGGTGCTGTATTTGTATTGGCGTTGTCTTTACTTGCGGTTTTCTTGATTAGCAATACGATTAAAATGACAATTTATACAAGAAATACAGAAATATCAATCATGCGAAATGTTGGCGCAACCAATGGATATATCAAAACACCATTTATGTTTGAAGGCATGCTGATTGGTATGATTGGTGCTGTAATTCCAATCTTGATTGTATGTGTCGGCTATGCGGTTTTATATGATAGTATGCATGGTGCATTTTTAAGCAGTATGTTTGTTTTAGAAAAACCATTCCCATTCACCATGTATATCTCTTTGATGCTGCTTGGGTGTGGCGCAGTGGTTGGTATTTTAGGCAGTTTCTTTGCGGTAACAAAATATTTGAGGTGGCGACGATGA